ttgttaatataaataaataacaagtcATTTACAATaccttaaaataaaacttgaaaaatcaagagataggtctacatcaatatatttaatcttgCAAGACAATATATTTATCCAATTATGTttgctaaattttatttattaaaatattttttttcttcaatcaaattataataaaaatagacaaacacattaaatttattgaataaaataaaaataaaaaaaatatattatacaaaGCTACacaaattagaaatattatctgaaaatatatttttttttcaaaaataaaatccatcaacacaaatattaaaaaataatattgatgaaTCAGAATCTCTTCAAGAATTAaacacacataatttttttttttttaaaacaatctctatccaaaaaaagttaaataagcaaataaaaaaatcataaatgactaatattaattgaaacataaatttaaaacttattaaaaaaagatacgTTGAAAAAAGGTATTGATAAAagtaaattagaagaaaaaaaaatagtttgtttgGCCCATTTTATCAAGGCCCACGCGTGAGCCTTCCTTGTTAGGCCCGCATGCctaggccttttttttttgttgcctttGATGCAGACGACATGTCATCTACCCcaatttgttttgaaagaaataaacaaacaatGTGTTGTctgtttttgtttggattttggCCACTATAATGGCTGAAAAATTAAGGCTTATATGTTTTTGACCTAAAACCTAaatttcaactcattttttataccaaaaacacctataaaaatCTTAGAAACCGTGATAAATTtattcatgatttaaaaaaaataaaaaaaaaacatcacaaaaaccaaaatcaactcgaaaaaaaaattacccaagttcagatttgtatttttcatgaattttaaaggtaaaaacaCCTAATATACATGAACTTCtctcattaaatgaaattatttgacACAAATATAGTCTATTTTGATGGTCTAAATCGGTGTcaacaacatgtttttttctctacTATCGAAATTTAGTgacttctctctcttctctcttcacCAGGgcctaaaaaataacacaagttaactttattatcaaaatagaatttgaattttataatgtgttattttttaagtttgagaaCCAAAGTGTATCTTTTATAAAGCTTATGGCACGCCACCAATATTTGatacctttttcattttggtctctCTTCTTTCAATCTcactatttcataaaaaatcaaaatcaattggtCTTCAATTAAGACTAAATCACCAAggaaaaaaagttgaaggacaaaattttaaaaacaaaattttttgcaCAATTCTTTCACAATAATATACGAAAGAATGTGTTGTGAAATCTTGCACAGGAAAAAATGATCATATCCccttaagaatatatatatatatatatatatatatatatatatatatatatatatatatttgttcataAATGGATACCGAAAAGAATATAAATGCTACTTCCAAGCTTGGAAATTACCATAAACACTAAAAgattttggggaaaaaaaattgtgagtGCATTGTTGattcatatggttttttttttctttttttttctttttaattggatctttttttttttatcaaattagtaaccaatttgttataaaaaaaaacacaattaaaagatATAGAACCAAAAgtaaaactcataaaattgtgatgacCAATCTTAAATTAGCACACTAAAGTTCTTTTTTGTCCCcatattttcattttccttcTATTATAGTCCCTTTATTTTATTGgtgtttcatttcatttcatttcaatttttttaagtttctatTATGAGAAAGCCATTGATGAGagaggagtttgatgatgttggttattttcatataaatatatctaaaaatattgattGGGTTACatgtagattttttaatttagttcatttttatttcttgagtAATTTTAGCTTTGATAAGttatttattaaggtttttatagtgtttaatatctagatatttttaaataaaaattagttgaaaataaattattaaaccatAAACTCTTTCTACTTGATTTTTAGCTACCATAATAATGATCAAATTCCAGGCAGCTCTTATTTGACAATAAGTTTTTTGCCACTACATATCACCTATTATCcacttaaaaaccaaaaaaaaaaaaaaaaaacatagaagcgaacatggaagaaaaaaaataggtatGGGCACCAATCTAGGCTTCTAAGCTCAAGTGCGGCTGAGTTTTCTGATTAAAGCCAGGCACGTGGGCATGGCTAGGAAGGCCACgtgcttgggttttttttagagGGTTAGACATGCTGGGCTACGCAAGTTTGTGCACTTGACTCCTTTTTGAAGTGAACATCGAACCCCTTCTTCTCTTGGTCTCGAACAAACTTGATAAATCAAATCCTGACGACATTGAAGATATGAGTTCAAAAGCATTATAAAAAGGCGGCGAATGCTTTGATCCGGTTTTTCCTGCAAATTCCTCTTGATCTTCACTTCTAACTCCGTTTTCAGTATCTTCTAAATCATTAGGAGATACAGTAGATTGAGCAAGACCTTTTTGGAACCAACTATTTGCCTTGATCTCAGGGATTGTAATTCTCTTCTCAGGGTCCACAACAAGAAGATTGGAAATCAACCTCTTGGCATCCCTGGAAATCCACGGTGGGAACTCATATTCAGCCTTTAAAATCTTCACATACATCTTCATGGCGTTCTCATTGCGAAAGGGCAAGTGCCCTGAAAGCAGAACGAATAGAATAACCCCGCAAGACCAGGTGTCAGCTTTAGCACCATCATAACCCTTCTTTCTTAGAACCTCTGGAGCCACATATGCAGGGGTGCCACACCGTGTGTGTAGCAAACCATCGTTCCATTTCTGCTCAGGCAAAGCAGAAAACCCGAAATCGGACACCTTCAAGTCTTCTTTGTCATCCAAAAGCAAGTTTTCAGGCTTTCAAGTCTTCTTTGTCTTCAAAATCTCACTAAAATTTATGATCAACTAGATTGCACGTCAGCACAACAAATTGATCGAATTTGACCTGATCTATGTTCAAAACAATCTGAAGTAAAACTTGACATGGTGAATTCGCTAGACTAGGTcgataattaataattatgatccACAAACCAAGCTGCAATGCCGGCAAGTAGCACTACTGTTTCATTAACATTGATTATTACGATGATTGACTGCTGTGATGTCAGGGGCTGATATTACAGGTATGCATATTTCGAACTAAGATGGTATTTGTTGGAGACCTATCATGTTCGAACTCTTCAAGCTCAGGCGAGAAAGCTAATTATGTTGTGTCAAGAAGACAATTCGTGGAAATCTAAAAGAGCATTTGGTATCggtataatttatgtttttttctcatttactgGGAAAAACtgtttaattacaaaataatttatgtttaggGTTTAGAGTTTTATTAGTTTCTTGTAAGTCATAGGATCTCTAGCTAGAGTAGTATGGATCTTAATTCTCATCCTTAATCTTGTCTAAAATTTGCATCGCCAGTCCAATtaagcaaagaaaaaggaagaacttCTGTAGATATGAACTGCATTATATAAATCGGAAGCATTTTCACCAAATGACATATTTTAGACTTGACCGGAGCACGGTC
This region of Populus alba chromosome 3, ASM523922v2, whole genome shotgun sequence genomic DNA includes:
- the LOC118054572 gene encoding CBL-interacting serine/threonine-protein kinase 25; its protein translation is MSSLSSLDIEAIRQCSSQLKLGFGLLYTLFSGGFLNLKVSDFGFSALPEQKWNDGLLHTRCGTPAYVAPEVLRKKGYDGAKADTWSCGVILFVLLSGHLPFRNENAMKMYVKILKAEYEFPPWISRDAKRLISNLLVVDPEKRITIPEIKANSWFQKGLAQSTVSPNDLEDTENGVRSEDQEEFAGKTGSKHSPPFYNAFELISSMSSGFDLSSLFETKRRRGSMFTSKRSQVHKLA